Part of the Candoia aspera isolate rCanAsp1 chromosome 1, rCanAsp1.hap2, whole genome shotgun sequence genome, AGAAGATCTTTGATGTTTTCGTTCAGTCAGGTCTGACTAGATCAACTTCAGTTTGCCAGAATTGTGTGTCACTAATTGCTTCTTTGAGTTCATAAGCTCATGCTTGTGTCGTTAATGATAGGATCTAGCTACTTGTCTCTGACTAttacctttgatttttttttttctggcctgaAGGTCTTCTTCCGTGACCCTAGCCTTCAGACTGTGCGTCCAAAACATTTAAACTTCagtttcattattagtgcttccagcaATCAGCCTGGAATTATTGTGTCTGGTACTGAATGCCCTGAATCTTGTAAGTCGCTCAGCCAGACTTTGATTTGGTGGCTCGACTTGTAACCTAATTTTGACAGACAACAGGGAATTTTGGGTGTCTTCCCCAATGAGTTACTTTGGCCTTTGTATATGATTTGGAGTCTGCAGGATGACGCTTCCTGGTCAGAGGGCAGCTGTGTGAGTGAATCTCTCACACGAGAAGGGTGATTCTTATCTGGGTCAGCAAATGATAGAGGTTTCTCCAGAGGAAGCCAACATATATCTGGTATGCCCTAATGTGTTGGCATGCTCAGTGTAGACAAAGTTTTGTGCAGAGTGCCCTTTCTGAGAACTTGCAGCTTGTCTGCAGACTGAGTTCTGTTTTTTGGCCTAAGTTGTCCTTGGGATGGATGAAAGAAACCTGTGGACTTGGTCGGATGGATATCAAAGCAAATACGATAATATTGGAGATACTGTGTGACATAAAGAAGGATGTGGCTATTGCTGGTGTAGTGAACAGTGCAAAATCTCTGCCCAGTCAGACTGCAATATCAGCCTAAAGTAGTGTTTGTGGCTGCGAGACTGAAAGTTGGGTTTGCTGTTCTTGGATGAAGGTCAGTCTACTGAGAGGGGCAGTCCGGAGCATCTACCTTGTAGAAATTCTTCCTCAAATGCAGATAAACAAATTGAATACACGTCTAGCCACATGctgtccttgggagaaaagcagttCTTCAGCTCAGAACATGTAATTTAGTAGAAAGCAAAatggtctagggcagtgtttctcaacctcagcaactttaagatgtgtggacttcaactcccagaattcccccatgctggctggggaattctgggagttgaagtccacacatcttaaagttgctgaggttgagaaacactggtctaaggacGTCTAGAAGCAACTTCTTTAAAGCAGGGGGGTGAGTGGGATCTCTTTGTAGGATCCTTCCTTGGTGCTTTCACCTTGACTCTCAAACTTGCAGTCATTGGCTGGCAAGCCTTAACAAGCCACTGCCTGTTTTGCAATTGCCTTAATCCCACTAACTATGCATTCAATATTCCTAGTGCCAGAATTAGCTACTGTTCCTGCCGATTCTTCCCAGATCTGTTCTTCTCTGTTTAGAATAAATACTTTCCTTCATGATATTTTCCTTCCCAATTTTGCTTGCAGCATCAAAGCCTGCTGATACTTTCATATAAAGAGAAGATAATCAGTTTTGTAAACTAATTTTCTTCCTATCTTCTTGTTTATTTAAGACCCCCTGATGATTGCACAAAGTAAAGCCTTTTTACTCTAGTCTGCATTCTTTCTGACTCTTCATTAATTTTCAAGTGAGGCTATTTTTTGGCAAAACGTGAACTGCTAGATCACTGAGGCAAGCTGGAACTCAGATTTTTCAAGTCACCAAGCCACTTCAGTTATCTTGGATTTTTCTCTATTACTAGCATATTatgcttgttttgcttttcttttctccacCTTATTGTCATTGGCGATTGTATGCCTGCTGGGTCAGCCCTATCTCAGTTTCATTAGGTGGTTAACAATTATTAATCATGCCTAGATGAGAATGTACAGAGAGgacaaaataacaaaagattcaGTCTGCTGTTACACTTGGTTTATATTCCAAAATGCCAGGAGAACGATCTACATAAATATGAACCATGTTAGAATAACAGTTTTGCTTTCCTTAGTTTTGTCATTGCTATGAGCAGGCTTCAGGATCAGGCAAAGAAGCCACTATTTGTGGTTTTCCACAAAGGATAGAATGGTATTTCCTACGTCTGCAGTCAATTCCACCATGGCTTTCCACACCCAGCAAGCTTGACTTTCACAGATAGAGAGACTGATAGAACAATAGCTGGCCTGGCAAATTCTGTCCGGTGTCACTGCAATCAGACTATGGGAGCCACAGACTGTCCCCCACACAAGGAGCCTATGCAGATCTTCACAGTACACTAGAAAAAAAGAATTCTGTAGTCTGTCCCTGCCATGGTTGGACTGCCCTACCAGTTTGGGCTCAAAACTGCTAAGAGgattattttataatgaattggTTAAGGCTGTGATTTCAGAGGATGGCATTTGTTCTGTTCACACTGAGTTCTTGTTTCTCTGAGAAGGAAATTTGGGGCATGGATTAAGCCCCACATTTagggctttcctttttttttttttaactttttctgtCCCAAGGTTGTTTTTTCACCCTTTCTTACTTGCATCAAGCTAGTTTCCTTCAGCAGCTGTTCTCTAAAATTAACCCTGGAATAGGCCATGCTTCTGTCTCAGCAACGTTGCATGCCATTCCCCAGCACCTCAAGAGTTCTTGCATGAGTTCCACTTGGCTGCACATCCTTTCACTTATGCTAAAGGGTTGCTAATGGCTGAGAGGGAGTTGCCTGTCCTGATTCTGTTGATGGCTTTTTCACTTGGGGATGTTCCTTTGCCTTCATGAGACTGAAATCTCCTCCATACTTAAAAGATTAATGAACTACCGAGTGGAAGTCAGCTGAAGAACTGGCTTTGGAGAATGGCTTCAGAGAATCCCCCTCTGCTATATGGACTTACAGAATAATTCAAAAAAAGATTTTTGCAATGGGGTTCATGGAAGAAGCAGTATGGAAGTTTGAATGTTCATTTTTCCCGGCCTGTTGTAAACACTGGGCCATCTTTAGGCCTTTTCATCTTTCTGCCCAAGTTTCTCCATCGCAGCAATCTCAGAGCATTAATTGCCACATCTTTTCTTTTCCAAGGAAATTATTTTGTTAGCTCCAAATCACAGCACTCTGCTTTTCTATTTTGAAACTAGAATGATGGATGATGAAATGTTTTGTGCACCTCTAGGGTCAGCCATCTATGCCTGAGTGTTAAAAGCTGGGGAAATCAGAGTGGATTGTTAGACATGGCAATTACCATGTTTTTACACACACAGGGTATATTTTCTCATAGTTACAAAGAGAGACCAGGTTAGCTTCTTCTGTAATATGCGTTATCAGAGGCTTTCCTCATCTCTTTTCTCTGAAGCTTATCAGATGAAGTGGTAATTATGTGTCATGGCTGCACAGATTGCAGGTGGAAGCTCCCATAATTTAATGTGTCTTCATATCTATTGACACAATAGCTTATATGCATTCTGTTAATGCTAGTAAAAGCTGAATTGGATTTTCTCCTTACAAGGAAAGTAGCCAGAAAACTAAGAAAATATGGAGGGTTTACCAGAAGAGAGAGGCAgttgataatttttatttatttgatttgtgagGCCACCCATCACACATATGTCACTCTGGACAGcttgcaacaattaaaaacaaccaaaacaatacaaaatagaaatagaaataacaaGCATACAACCATTTTAAAACCAATGTTAGAAACTCAGTTCAGCATAAACATAATCACAGTCAGCAGGTGAATACAAGCAATACAGCTGggcaaagggaaaagaagaaaagtgaaaagAGATAAGCTGtatatagaaaagaaaggagaagcatTAATAGTCCTTATGCCAGCCTTTCTATCATGAAGCACTCAAGGGCGATTTGTTGATCTGCCTCTAAACCAGAAACAATTTATGTCCTATACTATCTTTGcatacaagagccagtttggagtagtggttaaggcaccaggctagaaactgggagaccgtgagttcttgtcccaccttaggcacaaagccagctgggtgaccttgggccaggcactcactctcagccctaggaagcaggcaatggcaaaccacttcagaaaaaccttgccaagaaaattgcagggacttgtccaggcagtctttgagaatgggacacaattgaacggattaaaaaaaatccttgcctaCAATGTTATTGGTGAACCTATTTTTAACTGTTTATACTTATTTGATCTTCTGAATAAAGGATATAAAAATATAACTCCCTTCATTTCTAGATGATCACATCTAAACTCTGCACATAGGAAATTAGCCTGTCAGGAGCAGAAGTTCTAGTTTAGCCTTCATACCAGCAGCTCCTTTTCCTGTTTGAAAGGGGTTTCTTTGTAAGAAAGAACATTTTGTAATACAAACTCAAACCTGCATTTCAAAGTGCTATGGTTCAGGGGCAGACTGTCTGTTTCCTCTGCTACTTGCTTGTGTGAATGAGGCCTgagaatgagagagggagagacagagaacaCTTTAGGGCAGGGAGTCTTGATTTGATACCCTCCTCCCTGTTAGAACCTCAAGATAGTCTACCTCACACATGGACACTAAAAGGTACAACAAATATACTAGTTGACCATTAATTGCTCTGCTGAGGTCTTTGTTTCAGCATCTGGGTTGCTAGTGTCATAGTTGGCTGCCTTGGTGTGTGTACTGGCACACTTTATTGGGAAAGATTTGTTGGATGTATCTCCCACTGACCCTTCTGGCTGCTGTTTTTGGCTTGCCCAGACTGAGTACTTTGGCTTTGCTCTGCTCCTTCACTCCTGGTGTGCAAGTTTTCAAACTCCACCCTGCCTCTGCTGTGGGGAGATGGATAGGCCTTCGTGCAAAGGGCCAAAAATGCTTTTGGCTTCAAGGGGTTACAGCTGGTTGCCAGCACTTACCCTGCTCGGAAACCTGCCAACACTTGCTGGGTCAAGAAAACTTGCCTTGCTCAGTCCTGGGCCTTGAGACTCTGAGATGACTGAGTGAAGGTCAGAAGGCTCCATAGGCTGAGCTTTTGTTGGAATTTGAAGGAAATGTCTCCTTGGACATGGAATGCTCTGGTGTTCTGCTCActtgcattttcttctctctcttccagaTTGGCTGTTCCTGGTCATGGCAGTCCCAGCAGGATCTTGGCTGTGAAGTTCTTGCTTGGCACTTTGGTGATGAGCTGCTGTCTGCATTGCCCGTGGTGGACAAAACTGAGCCTGGTGCCCTTAGCCATTCGGCCCATGATGGGTGCTTTTACATTATGAATGAAAGCTAGTAACAGCACAGCTGGACTCTCCAACAATTTCCAGCAGCCAGGACTTTGCCAAAAAGTGTCTGCGGTTGTACCATACCAACAATGGAGTTCACTGTGGCAGACTATGCTATTTTTGTGCTGCTGCTAGTCTTCTCTGCAGGGATAGGACTGTACTATGCACTGACTGGTGGGAAGCAGCGCACTGTCCAAGAATTTCTGCTGGCCAACCGCAGCATGACCTTCTTACCTGTGGCTTTTTCATTGCTTGCCACTTTCCAGTCCGCTGTGGCCATTCTTGGCGTCCCCTCTGAAATCTATCGGTTTGGGACGGAGTACTGGTTCCTTGGTTGCTCCTATTTCCTGGGGCTTCTTATCCCAGCTCATGTCTTCATCCCAGTCTTCTATCGCCTGCGACTTACCAGTACATATGAGGTAGGTGCTGGATGTGGGCATAGAGTAAAATACATTGATGCAATTAAGTAGTATGAGAATTAACACCAGCATGtttaatatattgtatttttgtagatttacaaaaaattaaatcatgTTTTTAGAGTATTGTAAGTTGCCCCAAGAAAAATTTGTTTTGAAGGATAATATACAAgttaaatatacaaaaataccTGTATGATGGGTTAGTCAACATATTCTGTGTTCTGTTTTCTACCACAGAAAATATTTAAGGGATGGCCAGTCCTTGGGGCTTAGTTGGCAACATCTGCTGTTACAAATTTATTAATACAGAGTAAGGATACATCTGTGGAAATTTAGGCATAAAATGAAATATGGGGTGTAATTCTTTTGATAGGTGTGTACTGCTCCCAGTTGCTCATCTCTGCTCTAACCCTCATCCCTTTGGATTTTTTGCTTTGCCCCGGTGCTTCCAAGTCTTGCAACTcttggcatggggctgggttatttgagggaccgcctgtccCCTGTTGCATGTACCTGTCCCATCAgctccagcagaagaggcatgttatGAGTCCCATCTACAAAGGAGATCCATCTGACGGGACCTAGGAGGAGAGCTTTTTCTGCTGTAGTACCcgcctctggaacatcatcccccctgaggttAGACTGGCCCTAACcttgctggccttttggaagtccctgaagacacAGCTGTGCCATCAGAGCAGGGATTCCCATGGACCTGGAGAACCTGCAAGATGGTTGTATTGTCCATGAGCTGTAGGCTGGCACTTCCTGCACCTTTATGGTTTtggttaattgttttaatttatttatatgagtTTGTTGTTTTaagctgtgagccacccagagccacctaagtgagatgggtggctatataaatcaaaataaataaataataagcacaGCCATGTTTTAGAGGTGTGCAAAATATTCTAACCTAGAATATTCTACCCCTACCACAACAGAAGTGATTTGATCTCAAAATGGGCTATGCTGACCTTTATTTCAGGGATGGAATGTTTCAACCTTGAAATTATTTGGACAACTCTGCTGCTTGTTGCATATCGTTCTTTGTTTGCCCTCCTTACTGAGCCTTTACTTTCCAGTCTGTGGCAGTCCTAGCCCCTTTGTTTGGTATGAAGCCATTTGATTCCTAGATATGCAAGCAGTTCCCAGTGGGGTTTAGCAGAagtgtgcagtgctttggatttgaaggcaaaaaggtgctttggaccGCCTGGAGATGCCAACATGGTGCTTTTCTGTAACTCCTTGAAGTAGCCATGCACATTCCTGGGACCATGCAGCAGTTGCTTTGTGATCCTGGGAAAGGATGTGTTTAGTTTAAGGAGTTACAAATAGATACTGTACTGCATTCACACTTtgtatgctctgaagcaccttttggcAAGGTTTCTTACCAAATACAGCAGTGACAAGTACCATAAATGTATTCCTATTCTGTGGCCAAATTACATGTATCTGGGTGTCAACGTTGCCCACCGATAAAATGGGTCTTGATGCTTAAAATGATAAGACAATTTGCTCCTTCTTAGACCTGCATGTGCCATAATTATCGCTGAGAATAAGAATATAAGTTGGTTGCTTTTAAAAAGGCTAGGATCTGTTTTAGACTTTTGTGTTAGACAATCAGATTTAGATTTGTACTTGAGAATGCAGCTCatagacaggacaccctggagaagatgctgatgctggggagagtggaaggcaaaaggaagaggggccgaccaagggcaagatggatggatgatattctagaggtgacggactcgtccctgggggagctgggggtgttgacgaccgacaggaagctctggtgtgggctggtccatgaagtcacgaagagtcggaagcgactgaatgaataaacaacaacatgcagcTCATCCTTACACATGACTCATGAGATTCATTAAGTGTGAGGCTCTGTTCCCTGAGCCATCATTCTTGTATCCAGCTGTGTCCTTTGGCTtgtggaacattttttaaaaagtaggtccCGCAGGTTTGAAGACTGCTAGCTCTGATGTAGCTGTGGCTAATGTTACAGAAGCACAACTGGTTCTTAAGCCAAGCAAAGCAGCAGCTGCTCCTCCAGCTTTCCTCGGGAGGTAGTGGTCTCTAGGCCAAATActgcaggattttatttatttaatttattttatagatttattcaccacccttctctcccctatggggggactctgggcagcttacaataaaacagttgtAATCCCCAAACATGGTCTTTGTCCTCTGAACAATTTGCAGTGGCGCTTTCCTTATCCCTGTGGTCAAAGCAGCTCAAGAGGAGAAATAAAGCAAATATGGACAGGTTTGGGGTTGGGTTTATCATCTAAGAATTCATCTTTGGACACAGTACTTGTGTGTTTTGCCACCCAACCTCTTGATGTGAATGGGCCAATCTGCCTTGTATGTAATCAATTTTTACgaagttatttaattatttatttgaaggtctgtctatgtggtcagtaagaatcaaccctgacttgatggcagataatcaaaaATGTACTTATTTAAAGATTTATAAAGCTGCCTCTCACAgtttgactctgggcagtgtacaaaagagaaaaattaaaaattatagatACAGTGTAAAACCAAGAAACTCAACCatgtaatatatatacatatacatatacatatacatatacatatacatatacatatacatatacatatacatatacatatacatatacatatacatatacatatacatatacatataaattgaGGCTAGCAGTAAAAACATGCACATCACAGAACAGGTTCATCTACCAACCCAGCCCAGTGCCTGcaagaaaagccaggtcttcatggttcTAGAGAAGGCCTTGTGAAAATAAACTTCATGCACAGGATGAAGAAATACTTCACTTTGTTTGTGTGTCGAAATGCCTTGTCTTCTTCTATATTACATTTTTCACTTCTAGTCTTTTCCCTGCAATGTGTTCTAAGATAAACACCACCAATAATTTTAATCTTCCCTAAACAGGACGTGAATTCATTTGCATGTACCTTTTGAGTTGCAAACTTTTGCACTTTTCCCTTTGCTTCAGAGGCCAAGTGACTATAATAGCAGAAATGTTCAAAATATTGAAATCCTGGTTGAAGAGACTGCTTTTGGGCTGAAAGCAAAATTAATCCTGGGGAAGGATGCCATAGACTGCATGCTTAAGGATCAACTTATTTCCTTTCCCATCCTCACAGACTCAATCCAGATACACACACCCTTGCAATACACCctattgtttctctctctctctcacacacacactgaataGCATGCAGTAAAGCAAGACAGATTGCACTCTTCCCTTCCTATCTTGCTGTTCAGCTGCTTAGAAATTCATCTCAAGGCACATTTGGTGGCCTACAGTTCTGGTCCTCTTCAAAGTGGTGTCCAACAAAATcagcttctctttccctttctggaGGGAGTAGAGCTGTAGGTTCTAATTCATATGGCTGGAGGTTCTAAATACTAAACAatagctgaattcacacaatatgctagatTGGACTTAAATGGACTAGAATCATTTGTAGTTCAGTGTGCCGAATCCTGCCGTTGTAGCATCTTTTGTGAACCAGggcatcatgttaagccataatatagtttaTTTGAGAAGTATGGCATGTTATATAAACAGAGAAATTGGATTTTGTTAAACTGGGTTTGGTGCTGTTTGAACCCATCTCAAATGCTTCAGTTCATTTAAATAACAATGTTATTACCATCTCAGTTGGAGATGGCAGGCTTTTCCTTGTGGTTCTGAACTGACCTTCTGTGCATGCTGAGCAATGATAAGTTTACTGGACTTTCTACTATGCCCTTAAGATTTCTTTATTCCttgtattcttaaaaaaaatctttgacaggTGAAACCAGTTTATTTTCCTCCATTGCAAGAACTGCTAAATTTATTCCTTTTCTCCGCAGTCCTAAAAATCAAAGTTACACCGTGCTGCATGAAGGATGTAGGGAATATCGGAAGAAGCAAATTGTAATTTGGGTTGGAAGACAAAAGTGTGGCAACAGCAGCTGCACCAAAGGGCAGAGTTATAGCATGGGGTAGGAGGAATGCTAGGAGATGTGGTCACGTGTCTCCCAGGAACTTAAAGTTGTTTGACTGCTGTGTTTTGGTCTTACCTTTCTTCCCATGGAGTCAAAGGCATGACCAAGAAAAGTTTATCAGGGTTGCATCTATATGCCTTTCAACAGCCCCACCACTTTGCCTGTTCTCTTTGTCCTCCCAGTACCTGGAGCTGCGTTTCAACAAGGTGGTCAGACTATGTGGAACAGCCACCTTCATCTTCCAGATGGTGAGTACAGAAATTATCGACATTGTTTCTCTGGCTACGGGAACAATATTTTCCTCCTTTTAGATCTCTATGTCAAGTTGCTAGATTGTCCGCTTAAGGTTATGTTCTCgctttttctcttatctcctcaTTTCTAATTTCTCTCTGTGCTATATAAGCTCGTTCTCATTTCTAACCAAGACCAGGCTCCTCTCTCTACCCAGATGATACTCCTCTCCATCTTCCAGGTCCAGATAACAAACTGTCTTTTccttgtcacttttttttttgtcttcctcaAACCCTTTCTGGAGCACCAGGGACTTACCCTCTTTCCGTTGTCTTCTGCTCTGCAGTATAGGGAAAATGTGGATTCAGATCCTGTCTTTCTGTGAAGCTCACTTGTTGATTTAGAGCAGGGGTGGGTAACTTGTGACCCCACTGCAGCATATGGATTTTTAATCTCTGTTTTGTGGCCCTTGAAGAGCCTTCAAGGTATGATTGCTAAGAAACGACAacagttttctgccattttgaggtgGGGAGCAGGTAGACATTACACAGTAAGTCCTACATACTGTGGTTAAAAAACCACAAAGTTTCTCACCAAAATTCTAGAGCAGGTCACTTTCTCAGTCAAATGATTGCATGGTTCTTGTGaaggcaaagggggggggggctatttGATGGAAAAGTTGCGTTAAAGTGCATTACatgatataatattttaaattctccCTGTGGTCTGTTTTTCCCTCTCCTGTCTCTAAATCTCAGAGGAAGATAACCTTGAATATTATTTGAACAAAGAACTTGTGGAGGCATTGGGAGGAGAAGGCAGTAGACAGGGGTCTCCTTGTTTGTATTTCCTTCTACCTTCCTCTGAACTGAGGGTCATAGGGCCAGCTGTAGTCCAACAACAGTGGCGCTGATTTTGTCCCCGTAGGTGATATACATGGGAGTGGTCCTCTATGCCCCAGCACTGGCTCTCAATGCAGGTGAGTAAAGTGCCTCATTCTTGAGGGCCCAATGAGGAACTTGATGCCCCATTTTTTACTATGGGAATTTAGAGTAGGAAGTTCTTCTGAACTATGAATGGGGAATGAGGATCTGCTCAGAGAAAGCTGGCACAGGTTGACCCAGAAGCCTGGTTTGGCCTCAGCATGAGCAGATGAGGAACTTCTTTCTGCTGCTTGCTGGGAGGAGTCTCTCAGCAATTAGGCCCTTCCCTGACAGTTCTTTCTTGGTTGCAGTGACCAAATTTGACATCTGGGCTTCAGTGCTGACCATAGGCTTAGTCTGTACCCTCTATACTGCCCTGGTAAGTGCTTCCCTGAGGAAAAAGGGATGGAACAATCCCCCCCCCACATCCCAACCCCATGCTATTTGTCCTTGTTCTTCCAGAGATCCAACTTCTGTGCTATGAGGATTCCAGATTCTCACCATTTTCATCTTCCTCCCCTTGTTGACAGCAGACTCTTTCTCTTTGCAGGGTGGCCTCAAAGCAGTGATCTGGACAGACGTGTTCCAGACATTTGTCATGTTTGCGGGACAGGTGGCTGTGATTGTAGTGGGCACCATCAAGGTTGGTGGCATGGGTCGTGTCTGGAAGCTGGCTGCCGAGAAGGGCAAGATATCAGATATTGAGTAAGTGAGGGGCGAGTTTTCTTTCCTGTCTACACAGAAGTAGCTGAAGATCTTCTCCCTCTCAGCACTTGCATTTGCCTTCACCTAGCTGCAAGCAACCTAGTtcatgtgcatacacacatgaGGCTCATATGTGATGTTGTTCCTATGACCCTTGACTTTTCTCTTCTCCTCAATAGTCTGAATCCTGACCCTTATGAACAATACACCTTTTGGACTCTGGCTTTTGGAGGTGTATTCATGATGTTGGCTCTCTATGGGGTAAACCAGGCTCAAGTCCAACGGTATCTGAGCTCCCGTTCAGAGCGCCAGGCTGTGCTGTGAGTGTGACTCTTGTGGGCTAGCGGGGTGGTTGGGGAGGCACAGGGCTGGGTATCCCAAGCAGCAATGCTTTGCTTGGTTGAGTATGGAACCAGGACCTGGGGCAGGGAGATGATACATTTAGCTCAGGGGAAGCAGCTGAGGACTATTGCTGACAGGCAGTTGAAAAGTGTTAACTAgctaaattaataaaatgaatgcTGTCCCTTCTTTTCTTGTTCCCTTTAGGTCCTGCTATGCAGTGTTCCCCTGCCAGCAAATTGTACTCTGTCTCAGCTGCCTCACTGGCTTAGTCATGTTTGCCTACTACCAAGAGCACAAACAGACAGAGGAGCAGCTCAGAGCTTTGCCTGATCAGGTCTATCAGATTCTTACATGTGCACAATTTTGGAGGCAGCATGTGGGGCAAGGCTTATATTAATCTCTTACCCgagctttcttttctgcactcgcTGAAGGGCGTCTTCCTTTCTCCCCCATTTCCACACATGTGCACGCAGGCTTCCAGCCTAGAGGGTAAGAGAAAGTGTCTTGTTTCACAGAGACTGGCAGAAATCCATGCATGATGAAAAGTGAATGTGTTCACTCTGAAATCTGATGATGGGTAACAGTGACATCTTCAGGTACTTTGTGACGTCCTTTTCTCTTGTGTGCTCCCCTGGAAGcattttccttgcttgcttgcttgcttgctttgcgTCAAACAGTGCCTGTGGCGGTTCTTTGCACCAGTCTGATCCTCTgtcctttcatcttttttctcATGCCACGTCCTCCTCTTTGCAGATGGTCCTCTACTTCGTGATGGATGTGCTTCAAGACGTGCCTGGCTTGCCTGGTCTCTTTGTAGCTTGCCTCTTCAGTGGCTCCCTGAGGTAAGGCCTTCTTTCTATTTTGGCCCAGGATCAGGGCCTGACATAAGGGAATCCTGGCTTACTTAGCCCTCCTATCTTTCTCCAACTCTCTCCTGTCTCAACAGCACCATCTCCTCAGCCTTCACTGCACTGGCAACAGTGACTATGGAAGACCTCATTCGCCCTTATGCGGCCAACATTCCTGAGAGACGTGCCACACTCTACTCCAAATTGTTAGGTGAGTGATGCCTGTCAAGGCTTGTGGTCAGATGCAGTGTTGAGGCATCTCCAACACCCCCAGCATTCAGCCTGGCTCTGCTGTCTTGACCCCGCACTTTCTCTTCCCAGCTTTGGGCTATGGTCTTCTCTGCCTGGGCATGGCTTACATCTCCTCTATGATGGGTCCAGTGCTGCAGGTAAGGAATGGTCAGTAGACAGGAAAGCATGTGGAGAAGAGGTGTCTCCCCAAAAAACATGTGCCACAATGaattgtcagccttacaaggtagatcAGATCAGGAAGACTAGACCTATACTTTACTGAGAtaggctgtagtaacagaattgtgcaagtctgcctgtgttttctctttcctcctcctcatacCCCAGGAAGTCAGTCTTTTTTCTAATActttctctcccctgcccccaggcTTAACACCTGCTTCTTCTGCACTTCTTGTTGTTCTAATGGCTTCTGgatgccttctccaaggtcatctcaaTGGCTCCCTACATGAATTCACTGCTTTGAAGGTGTTACAAAACTGTGGTTCATTTTCCTGGGAAATTAGACtttcttttctgttgtttcctTTTTGCAAGTGAAGGAAGCTAAGCTTTTTGCAATTATTGTTCACAGATTGATAAAG contains:
- the SLC5A6 gene encoding sodium-dependent multivitamin transporter; protein product: MEFTVADYAIFVLLLVFSAGIGLYYALTGGKQRTVQEFLLANRSMTFLPVAFSLLATFQSAVAILGVPSEIYRFGTEYWFLGCSYFLGLLIPAHVFIPVFYRLRLTSTYEYLELRFNKVVRLCGTATFIFQMVIYMGVVLYAPALALNAVTKFDIWASVLTIGLVCTLYTALGGLKAVIWTDVFQTFVMFAGQVAVIVVGTIKVGGMGRVWKLAAEKGKISDIDLNPDPYEQYTFWTLAFGGVFMMLALYGVNQAQVQRYLSSRSERQAVLSCYAVFPCQQIVLCLSCLTGLVMFAYYQEHKQTEEQLRALPDQMVLYFVMDVLQDVPGLPGLFVACLFSGSLSTISSAFTALATVTMEDLIRPYAANIPERRATLYSKLLALGYGLLCLGMAYISSMMGPVLQAAISIFGMVGGPLLGLFCLGMFFPCANSVGAVVGLVAGLAMAFWVGVGSMVINYQSVSPGPTVLATDGNLTTAVMTTLLTSTTAPERLTGLRRFYNLSYMWYSAHNSTTVIVVGLLVSLLTGPTCGKDVNPKTIFPVLPRLLCCLPAKYHEILRCGVRDPAEDAHCSEPVSLGVEKVNNGVANGLPKGLPSGVNAEEVEASEGFSRAGGTHAYVLQETTL